A stretch of the Archangium violaceum genome encodes the following:
- a CDS encoding acyl-CoA dehydrogenase family protein yields the protein MDLNYTPEELAFADEVRQWVRANLPPETRDRVLQHQHLGKEEQVEWQRRLHARGWGAPHWPKEYGGPGWTSVQKYLFDEVLSEEGAPQALPFGLSMIGPVLIAYGSQKQKDYYLPRILRMDDWWCQGFSEPGSGSDLASLRMKAELDGDEWVLNGQKTWTTLGQYANMIFLLARTDPAAKKQQGISMLLADMSTPGITLRPIITVDGAHEVNEVFFDNVRVPKENIVGQPGMGWSYAKFLLGHERTNIARIGRSKAELARLKKIATEEKADGVPLMETPGFREKVAAVEIELMALELTNLRMIAAEQSGQAPGAEANMLKIKGSEIQQTLTELMMEAVGPYALPYNPEAREHGWKGEPIGPAYAAPLAPDYFNYRKVTIYGGSNEIQRNILAKAVLGL from the coding sequence ATGGATCTGAACTACACCCCCGAGGAACTCGCCTTCGCCGACGAAGTCCGGCAGTGGGTGCGGGCCAACCTCCCTCCCGAGACGCGTGACCGGGTCCTCCAACACCAGCACCTCGGCAAGGAGGAGCAGGTCGAGTGGCAGCGCCGGCTCCACGCGCGAGGCTGGGGAGCGCCGCACTGGCCGAAGGAGTACGGCGGTCCCGGCTGGACCTCGGTCCAGAAATACCTCTTCGACGAGGTGCTGTCCGAGGAGGGAGCACCCCAGGCCCTGCCCTTCGGCCTGAGCATGATCGGCCCCGTGCTGATTGCCTACGGCAGCCAGAAGCAGAAGGACTATTACCTGCCGCGCATCCTGCGGATGGACGACTGGTGGTGCCAGGGCTTCTCCGAGCCGGGCTCGGGCTCGGACCTGGCCTCGCTGCGGATGAAGGCGGAGCTCGACGGCGACGAGTGGGTGCTCAACGGGCAGAAGACGTGGACCACCCTGGGCCAGTACGCGAACATGATCTTCCTGCTGGCGCGCACGGATCCGGCGGCCAAGAAGCAGCAGGGCATCTCCATGCTGCTGGCGGACATGAGCACGCCAGGCATCACGCTCCGTCCGATCATCACCGTCGACGGTGCGCACGAGGTCAACGAGGTCTTCTTCGACAACGTGCGGGTGCCGAAGGAGAACATCGTGGGCCAACCTGGGATGGGCTGGAGCTACGCCAAGTTCCTGCTGGGCCACGAGCGCACCAACATCGCGCGGATCGGCCGCTCGAAGGCGGAGCTGGCGCGGCTGAAGAAGATCGCCACCGAGGAGAAGGCCGACGGCGTGCCGCTGATGGAGACCCCGGGCTTCCGCGAGAAGGTCGCGGCGGTGGAGATCGAGCTGATGGCGCTGGAGCTGACCAACCTGCGCATGATCGCCGCCGAGCAGTCCGGCCAGGCGCCGGGAGCCGAGGCCAACATGCTGAAGATCAAGGGCTCGGAGATCCAGCAGACCCTGACCGAGCTGATGATGGAGGCAGTGGGCCCCTACGCGCTGCCGTACAACCCCGAGGCGCGAGAGCACGGGTGGAAGGGCGAGCCGATCGGTCCGGCGTACGCGGCCCCGCTGGCGCCGGACTACTTCAACTACCGCAAGGTGACGATCTACGGCGGTTCCAACGAGATCCAGCGGAACATCCTGGCCAAGGCCGTGCTCGGCCTCTGA